cCCCTCAAAAAATCAGAAGAAATTTGAGCTGTCTTAAAGACgaacatttatttgttcTTATTTTCTGGTTCGCCCCTGACTGaagagatttttttttaattttttacccccgGCGTCCAGTCCGAACGGTGACAAtactttttctttaaaaatgagTACTCTATATTTTTCGAACATTAGAGGATCTTCCTAATTCTATGTAGTAATTAATGACATGTAAATTATCAACTATATAAAAGGCAACGATTTTTCGATGCTGACAAAATTAACAGGtgaataaaattgaaacatAAACATAAACACACTCTTAGTctatattaaaacaaagTTTGCCGCTTACTTCACCTCCCAACGCTTTTATATTACGTTTACCCCttgtttttatgtttaaaaaattgccttataaatattctatcATTTATAACCTTTTATATTGCGAAAAAGCGATAAAGTCGCTGTAttacttttaataaatagattttatatatcttgttattttattgtatattaAGAGTGAAATTAAATtctatgttttttttggtaAAAGAGGTACCAATATGGCACTTTAtactatataaaattgattatATGAATCAAATAAGACTTTCTAACTTCTGTGAATTTacgtttttttaaaattattttgaaaagacacatacaaataaaattctgctttttcaaaacataatttatttgcAACCAATATGCCCATTAAGCTTCCTATTCGGGGTTCGTACAAATTAAATACATAAGTTTAATCAAATTTGACTTAAAAGCtataacatataaaaacttGTTCCTGTAGTTTTTTAGTCAAGTCATAAATACAATAAGTATTTATATCATTGATTTACAATTGTTTTGTATAAGTCAAAAGTTGTAGGCAATTGACCCcgatacaattttttacatcaattacatttttttgccAGGGCATTTTTTGCAAcaaattttcatatatGAACAATAATAAACTTTTATGGCTATATAATGTATAATACTTCATTTGAACAAATATTtgagattttttatatctcaCATTTAGACATATtacttttcatttttttttaaaagtctatttaaaaaatattatattcttAAATTATCGGAACTTTtcgattttaaaatcaaatagtattaaatttcacgttttttaaacataaacaCGACCTACATGCTAAAGATACAagtaaattagaaaaataaaccttttgcatttaaaattcaaatcATGAGACGCATAGAATACAAATACCCCATAAgcttcaaaaaattattcaaattttttacctaATCGAGGAATATATAATTCTATACTTTGAAAAGTCTCTATAGAACATTtactaatataaaaaaaaatcgacGACGTAAACCAACGTAGAGACAACTTACTGAGTTTACTTAGCAAATCATACAACTTATGtaccaaataaaaatttttaatttccaGTATCAATGCGTATTTTGAATTATAATAGAGATTAGTTTATTTACATTGCAATTGTactaaaatttgttttcttaCTGCAATTATCTTCTgattataataaatcaaaaaaacaggctattataaaattaaaaatgtgaaaattttaatattacaaTGTAAATGTATCAATTTTAACGCTCGAATGAATCTTGTACTGGATATAATTAATCTGAATACACTACTAAATTattcatatattttctatCCCGTATGTAATGTTTAGGTAGGATTGttattaagattttttagtttagaccaagtaaaaatatgtttgcGCAAGTATTTTTCTTAAGCAAATGAAGTCTCTTGTATAAATTGAGCAGACAATGGTACTTAAATCAAGAGTAGCAAAAAGTAGAGTTTTCTGCAAACTTTATTTAAGACCAAAGTAGATTAACCGGgatattaagaaaaaaataatatgagtaaaaaattcattctAAAGGCAATTTTGGAGCATACCGTTTATAAATGATGATAAAACTATTAAGTTGttacataaaataattagtaAAGAAGCtcttaatataaattctaaaaagtACTTTAATATCGAGAATATACACAAATATTAACTCTGATATTACGCtctgtaaataaaaaaaatgcaaaattttttaaaaagtttatttttaaatatttgtttttttatttattttacgCTATATCTTTTTCTGATCTCAAATATTCCCCATTATCCCCTTGACGTATTACAGTCAGTTGATATCCCTTGGCTTCTGGATATTTTTCTGGTTTTACCGCACAAATTCCATATCCAAGGCAGACATCTGCTTGATTATAGACAAACACTCCTGAGTTGATAGGTATATTCTCAGATAATCTATAAATATGAGATTTCAGAGCATTATTtccatataaaaaattcatctCTGCGCTATTTTTAATCCAGACTTTATTAATTGCGTATTGTGAAAGTACTCGTATGCCCGACACGCAgattctaaatttttcgctttttgtaaatttccCTATGACTGTGCCAGCGTAGACAATATTGTCTTTGGGGATTGACGACATGTATTTGATAAGATTATTAGGAACAAGAAGCACTCTTTTATGATgtagaaaaaaagatttatcttTGAGAAGGAAGTTTATATTGTCgccaataaaaaattttagtttggcgtataattttgttttttcgtCTAAAGTTAATTCTTTCATTAAAAAGGGgatgaaaaagaaattagaaGTAGCAGAAATTTGACTTATCGAAATAGCGCTTTTTAGTCTCGTGTAGATATAaccatatattttatataaacacCCCAACTTAtaattatctaaaaaaagactgtttatatttttttgaaattttcatcttcaaattttttctaaaaattttacccCATAAAATGGTAAGGGgaaattttgtaatttagTTAAAACATGTTAAAAAGACCAGAAAATTACGTGGACACGTTTCACATGGACATGGAAGAGTAGGGAAGCATAGAAAACATTCTGGTGGCAGAGGAATCTGTGGTGGTCTTAAGCATATGAAGACTTGGTTCCAGAAATATCATCCAGATTATTTCGGAAAGAGAGGACACAGAATTTACCACAGAAAGAAGAATGACGAATGGGCAAGATGGATTTCTGCTGCTAAATTGTGGTCTTTAATTCCTAAAGAGACAAGATACGAGTTAATTGATAAGCAACAAGAAGGTGTCCCAGTGATCAATTGTAGAGATTTCGGGTATCATGTAGTTGTAGGTGGAGAACTTTCTCTTGATAGGCCAGTCGTAGTCAAAGCAAGGAAGTTTACAGAAGGTGCTAAAGAGCAAATTGAGAAGGTAGGAGGAAAATGGATAATTTGTccttaaaataaattttatttattttttgacgTACTCCCTTAAAGACTTATATTATGTCGATTTGGGTTTATTTggttttttcaaatttgttCTTCTTATTGACGCAACTGTTacgtttatatttttttattggcgctgcttttttttttatatttgcacttataaatttattaaatagtttattacataagaatatttaaagcaCAGTATGTCTTGGCATTGCTCATGGGAATTGGCTCTTTACAAATAATGTTTCTATGTACTTTTTTCAACGACACCTCTTCTTTGTAAGTCGCCATTCTGGCTAGTGCGctttacat
The DNA window shown above is from Vairimorpha necatrix chromosome 7, complete sequence and carries:
- a CDS encoding ribosomal protein uL15; translation: MKTWFQKYHPDYFGKRGHRIYHRKKNDEWARWISAAKLWSLIPKETRYELIDKQQEGVPVINCRDFGYHVVVGGELSLDRPVVVKARKFTEGAKEQIEKVGGKWIICP
- a CDS encoding ribosome biogenesis protein NIP7 produces the protein MKELTLDEKTKLYAKLKFFIGDNINFLLKDKSFFLHHKRVLLVPNNLIKYMSSIPKDNIVYAGTVIGKFTKSEKFRICVSGIRVLSQYAINKVWIKNSAEMNFLYGNNALKSHIYRLSENIPINSGVFVYNQADVCLGYGICAVKPEKYPEAKGYQLTVIRQGDNGEYLRSEKDIA